ACTGCCCGGATGCAGCGACTACTCCTCTTTGCCGCGCTCTCAGCGTGCCTCTTCATCCTCGGCTGTGCAACCTCGCGCCCGGAGCTCTCGGAGCAGGAGCTTCGGGACCTCCGGTTGCAGACGCTTGAGCAGATCAAGACCGATCAGGTGCTCGAAGCGACCAAGTTTGTCAAGCGGATGAAGCTGGAGCAGGACGAATACGAGACGGCGAAAGCCGAAGGCAAGAATCCGCGCGAGCCCATCTTCAACGTGCTCGTTATTTCCGGTGGCGGCGACTGGGGCGCGTTCGGCGCGGGAATACTCAAGGGCTGGGGGAGTGTCGAGGGAGATCGCGCGCGTCCGCAGTTCGACATCGTCACCGGCGTAAGCACCGGCGCGCTCATCGCGCCCTTCGCGTTCCTGGGCACAAACGAAGACTACGAGCAGATCTGCGAGCTCTATCGAAACCCGAAACAGGATTGGGTGCAGCTGAAAGACTGGTTCTTTTTTCTTCCATGGCGCGAGAGCTTCACAACAACCAAAGGCTTGCGGCGAGATGTCGAGGAGCATCTGACGCACGAACGCATCAACAAAATCGCTGCGCAGAGCGCCGACGAGCGCTCGCTCATCATCGGAACAACCAATCTCGATATCGGGGTGAATCGGCCGTTCTCTCTCGGGAGAATCTGCGAGCGCGCGGCGAAGTCGGGCGACTATGCGCCCGTCTACGACGTGCTGATGGCGTCGAGCGCCGTTCCCGCGGCGTTCCCCCCCGAAGTCATCGACGGCTCGCTCTATGTCGATGGCGGGACAACCGCCAACATGCTCGCCGGCGCCAACATCCGCTCCGAAAAATCACTGGTCGGCCTCTGGAAGAAGATCTACCCGGATCGCAAGATGTCGAGAATCCGGATCTGGGTCATCGTGAACAACCAGATGGCCGACGTGCCCAAGATCGTGAGCCCAACCTGGCCGAGCATCACCGGCGAGGCACTCACCACCATGACTCGGTTCAGCAATATCGCGAGCATGCGGCTGCTCGATTACCAGACCGAGCTGCTGCGAAAAGTCGACGGCATCGACGTGGAGTACTTCTATGTTGCGGTGCCCGACGATTTCCGTGTGCCCGTCGAGGGCACGTTCAAGATCGAGACCATGCGGGCTCTCTCCGATCTTGGGCTGAAAATGGGCGCCGACCCCGAGAGCTGGAACACATCGCTCAAGTTCGAGTAACAATCCGGCATGACCGACGATTTCCAACCGGTTCCACTCCGCGGCCGCACGATCGACATGGTCCCGCTCGATGAATCGCACGCCGAGGCGATCCTGAAACACACTCCCCGCGACGCCTTCACCTACTTCCGCAATGAAGATCCGGAATGGACGCTCGACGGGATCCGCAAGTTCATCCGCGATGCGATCGCGATGAACGATCGCGTTCCGTTCGCCACCGTTCTGAAATCAACCGGCGAAGCGATCGGCAGCTCCTCGTACTGCGATATCCGCCTTCCCAACAAGGGAATCGAAATCGGTTTCACCTGGATCGCAAAGGAACACCGCGGCACGCGCG
The DNA window shown above is from Phycisphaeraceae bacterium and carries:
- a CDS encoding patatin-like phospholipase family protein; translated protein: MQRLLLFAALSACLFILGCATSRPELSEQELRDLRLQTLEQIKTDQVLEATKFVKRMKLEQDEYETAKAEGKNPREPIFNVLVISGGGDWGAFGAGILKGWGSVEGDRARPQFDIVTGVSTGALIAPFAFLGTNEDYEQICELYRNPKQDWVQLKDWFFFLPWRESFTTTKGLRRDVEEHLTHERINKIAAQSADERSLIIGTTNLDIGVNRPFSLGRICERAAKSGDYAPVYDVLMASSAVPAAFPPEVIDGSLYVDGGTTANMLAGANIRSEKSLVGLWKKIYPDRKMSRIRIWVIVNNQMADVPKIVSPTWPSITGEALTTMTRFSNIASMRLLDYQTELLRKVDGIDVEYFYVAVPDDFRVPVEGTFKIETMRALSDLGLKMGADPESWNTSLKFE
- a CDS encoding GNAT family N-acetyltransferase; protein product: MTDDFQPVPLRGRTIDMVPLDESHAEAILKHTPRDAFTYFRNEDPEWTLDGIRKFIRDAIAMNDRVPFATVLKSTGEAIGSSSYCDIRLPNKGIEIGFTWIAKEHRGTRVNPESKLLMMTHAFETLGCERVQLKCDVLNLHSAAAIQKLGAKKEGVLRKQMVVRGGRMRDTALFSIIREEWPAVKAALEKRASAS